A single Rhopalosiphum padi isolate XX-2018 chromosome 4, ASM2088224v1, whole genome shotgun sequence DNA region contains:
- the LOC132930798 gene encoding KRAB-A domain-containing protein 2-like isoform X1, which yields MDTINMKSNFYNELHKNRKNLANNTSFLSDEKYNELIEIIAELKTGRKKKEPKDFRLIKRYDILVVQGKTKLIFPVKDDNVVLYYVPTSELFDILQATHVSIGHGGRDRMIKELGNKYKNITRSDIETFLHFCEPCQQKQKGSKKGVVVKPIISPDFNSRCQVDLIDFQSHPDGKFKFIMVYQDHLTKFVVLKPLEFKRAEEVAYNIIDIFTLLGAPTILQSDNGREFSNQIVSNLRNMWPELKIVHGKPRHSQSQGSVERANQDIENMLTTWMQDEKNRHWSEGLRFIQLMKNRAYHSGIKMSPYEALFGCKIKIGLNTSNLPHDVISTIENEEQLAELITEQSQKVENEVSADTEHITEQPQNIENEVTETEKITEQPQNIENEVTETEKITEQPQNIENEALHTEQQLATTIKLNNENANIMRTRAKENLENQAKKMMAWSDKKLLPVAIHSTVRVPVPEVDKGRLDARSILAIVLEVTSDGFYRLGTRDGVLKQLYARSQFTVCQKKLLQIDEVPIETEVALRTVAKEQSTGTGQGFFKCICKTKCQNKKCICLKNNVLCTSKCHFSTTCCNK from the exons ATGGATACGATTAATATGAAGTCAAATTTTTATAACGAACTACATAAAAACCGTAAAAATTTGGCTAATAATACTAGTTTTTTGTCTGATGAAAAATATAACGAATTGATAGAAATTATTGCAGAACTTAAAACTGGACGTAAGAAAAAAGAGCCTAAAGACTTCCGTTTAATCAAAAG GTATGATATACTGGTTGTACAAGGAAAAACGAAACTTATATTCCCTGTAAAAGATGACAATGTTGTTCTGTATTATGTGCCAACCAGTGAGCTATTTGATATATTGCAAGCCACACATGTATCAATAGGACATGGTGGGCGTGATCGAATGATCAAAGAActtggtaataaatataaaaatataacacgtaGTGATATAGAGacatttttgcatttttgtgAACCATgtcaacaaaaacaaaaaggCTCGAAAAAAGGAGTGGTAGTTAAACCAATAATATCTCCAGACTTTAATTCCCGATGCCAAGTTGATTTAATAGACTTCCAGTCTCATCCTgatggaaaatttaaatttattatggtgTACCAGGATCACCTCACTAAATTTGTTGTTCTCAAGCCCCTCGAATTTAAACGGGCTGAAGAGGtagcctataatattatagatatttttacgtTGCTTGGAGCTCCTACTATTTTGCAGTCTGATAATGGACGAGAATTTTCAAACCAAATAGTGTCTAATTTAAGAAACATGTGGCCCgaattaaaaatagtacatgGCAAACCGAGGCACAGTCAATCTCAAGGTAGTGTAGAACGTGCAAATCAggatattgaaaatatgttgaCAACGTGGATGCAAGATGAAAAAAACCGACACTGGAGCGAAGGACTTCGATTCATCCAGCTTATGAAAAACCGAGCTTATCATTCTGGTATTAAAATGTCTCCATATGAAGCTTTATTTGGctgcaaaattaaaattggtctAAACACTTCAAATTTACCACACGATGTAATAAGTACGATAGAAAATGAAGAACAGTTAGCTGAATTAATTACAGAACAGTCACAAAAAGTCGAAAATGAAGTATCAGCTGACACAGAACATATCACAGAACAaccacaaaatattgaaaatgaagtaacagaaacagaaaaaattacagaacaaccacaaaatattgaaaatgaagtAACAGAAACAGAAAAAATTACAGAACAACCACAAAACATCGAAAATGAAGCATTACATACAGAACAACAATTAGCTACaactatcaaattaaataacgaAAACGCCAATATCATGCGAACTAGAGCCAAAGAAAATCTGGAAAATCAAGCAAAAAAAATGATGGCGTGGTCGGATAAGAAGCTATTACCGGTGGCAATTCATTCAACTGTACGTGTTCCAGTTCCTGAGGTAGATAAAGGACGTTTAGATGCAAGAAGTATACTGGCAATTGTTTTAGaa gtgacAAGTGATGGTTTTTATCGATTAGGAACTCGGGATGGAGTTCTGAAGCAGTTATATGCCAGAAGTCAGTTTACAGTATGTCAGAAAAAGCTACTACAAATTGACGAGGTTCCAATAGAGACAGAAGTGGCATTACGAACAGTCGCAAAGGAACAGTCCACAGGAACTGGCCAaggattttttaaatgtatttgtaagaCCAAGTGCCAAAATAAAAAGTGCATTTgccttaaaaataatgttttgtgcACTTCAAAATGTCATTTTTCTACAACATGTTGTAATAAGTAG
- the LOC132930798 gene encoding KRAB-A domain-containing protein 2-like isoform X2, producing the protein MIKELGNKYKNITRSDIETFLHFCEPCQQKQKGSKKGVVVKPIISPDFNSRCQVDLIDFQSHPDGKFKFIMVYQDHLTKFVVLKPLEFKRAEEVAYNIIDIFTLLGAPTILQSDNGREFSNQIVSNLRNMWPELKIVHGKPRHSQSQGSVERANQDIENMLTTWMQDEKNRHWSEGLRFIQLMKNRAYHSGIKMSPYEALFGCKIKIGLNTSNLPHDVISTIENEEQLAELITEQSQKVENEVSADTEHITEQPQNIENEVTETEKITEQPQNIENEVTETEKITEQPQNIENEALHTEQQLATTIKLNNENANIMRTRAKENLENQAKKMMAWSDKKLLPVAIHSTVRVPVPEVDKGRLDARSILAIVLEVTSDGFYRLGTRDGVLKQLYARSQFTVCQKKLLQIDEVPIETEVALRTVAKEQSTGTGQGFFKCICKTKCQNKKCICLKNNVLCTSKCHFSTTCCNK; encoded by the exons ATGATCAAAGAActtggtaataaatataaaaatataacacgtaGTGATATAGAGacatttttgcatttttgtgAACCATgtcaacaaaaacaaaaaggCTCGAAAAAAGGAGTGGTAGTTAAACCAATAATATCTCCAGACTTTAATTCCCGATGCCAAGTTGATTTAATAGACTTCCAGTCTCATCCTgatggaaaatttaaatttattatggtgTACCAGGATCACCTCACTAAATTTGTTGTTCTCAAGCCCCTCGAATTTAAACGGGCTGAAGAGGtagcctataatattatagatatttttacgtTGCTTGGAGCTCCTACTATTTTGCAGTCTGATAATGGACGAGAATTTTCAAACCAAATAGTGTCTAATTTAAGAAACATGTGGCCCgaattaaaaatagtacatgGCAAACCGAGGCACAGTCAATCTCAAGGTAGTGTAGAACGTGCAAATCAggatattgaaaatatgttgaCAACGTGGATGCAAGATGAAAAAAACCGACACTGGAGCGAAGGACTTCGATTCATCCAGCTTATGAAAAACCGAGCTTATCATTCTGGTATTAAAATGTCTCCATATGAAGCTTTATTTGGctgcaaaattaaaattggtctAAACACTTCAAATTTACCACACGATGTAATAAGTACGATAGAAAATGAAGAACAGTTAGCTGAATTAATTACAGAACAGTCACAAAAAGTCGAAAATGAAGTATCAGCTGACACAGAACATATCACAGAACAaccacaaaatattgaaaatgaagtaacagaaacagaaaaaattacagaacaaccacaaaatattgaaaatgaagtAACAGAAACAGAAAAAATTACAGAACAACCACAAAACATCGAAAATGAAGCATTACATACAGAACAACAATTAGCTACaactatcaaattaaataacgaAAACGCCAATATCATGCGAACTAGAGCCAAAGAAAATCTGGAAAATCAAGCAAAAAAAATGATGGCGTGGTCGGATAAGAAGCTATTACCGGTGGCAATTCATTCAACTGTACGTGTTCCAGTTCCTGAGGTAGATAAAGGACGTTTAGATGCAAGAAGTATACTGGCAATTGTTTTAGaa gtgacAAGTGATGGTTTTTATCGATTAGGAACTCGGGATGGAGTTCTGAAGCAGTTATATGCCAGAAGTCAGTTTACAGTATGTCAGAAAAAGCTACTACAAATTGACGAGGTTCCAATAGAGACAGAAGTGGCATTACGAACAGTCGCAAAGGAACAGTCCACAGGAACTGGCCAaggattttttaaatgtatttgtaagaCCAAGTGCCAAAATAAAAAGTGCATTTgccttaaaaataatgttttgtgcACTTCAAAATGTCATTTTTCTACAACATGTTGTAATAAGTAG